The proteins below come from a single Dermatophilaceae bacterium Soc4.6 genomic window:
- a CDS encoding fasciclin domain-containing protein: MNVRRTTAALALVAALPLGLAACGSSSTGSAGTAASSSSSAATTPSDTTSSTATDAMSTKPFGAGCSAVPADGAGSFNGMATAPVATAASANPVLSTLVAAVKAAGLVDTLNSAPALTVFAPANSAFEKIPAADLGALLKDKAALTKVLTYHVIAGKLTPEQLAGTHKTLNGGEVTVTGSGESFQVGAAKANVVCGNVQTANATVYILDSVLTPPAA; this comes from the coding sequence GTGAACGTTCGTCGCACCACTGCCGCCCTCGCCCTCGTGGCTGCCCTGCCCCTCGGCCTCGCCGCCTGCGGCTCCAGCAGCACCGGCTCGGCCGGCACCGCCGCCAGCTCCAGCTCCTCGGCCGCGACCACCCCGTCCGACACCACGAGCAGCACCGCCACGGACGCCATGTCCACCAAGCCCTTCGGTGCCGGCTGCTCCGCCGTCCCCGCCGACGGTGCCGGCTCGTTCAACGGCATGGCCACCGCCCCGGTCGCCACCGCTGCCAGCGCCAACCCGGTGCTGTCCACGCTGGTCGCCGCCGTGAAGGCCGCCGGCCTGGTCGACACCCTCAACTCGGCTCCCGCGCTGACTGTCTTCGCCCCGGCCAACTCCGCCTTCGAGAAGATCCCCGCTGCCGACCTCGGTGCGCTGCTGAAGGACAAGGCCGCCCTGACCAAGGTCCTGACCTACCACGTGATCGCGGGCAAGCTCACCCCCGAGCAGCTGGCCGGCACCCACAAGACCCTCAACGGTGGCGAGGTCACCGTGACCGGCTCGGGCGAGTCGTTCCAGGTCGGCGCCGCCAAGGCCAACGTCGTCTGTGGCAACGTGCAGACCGCCAACGCCACCGTCTACATCCTCGACTCGGTCCTGACGCCCCCGGCCGCCTGA